In Streptococcus parauberis NCFD 2020, the sequence TTTCTTTATTGACATTCAAGCGCGTGGTTACTATCCGAATTATGCTTTGAAAAAATTCGAACGTGATAATTTGCAGATTATCATGACAGAAGAAGAAAAAGCAATTTTAAAGGAAAACCCAGTTGATTTTGTTTCCTTTTCTTATTATTGCTCGCGCACTGTTTCGGCATTTGAGGAAGACTACCAAATGTCAACTGGAAATCTTTTCAAATCCATTAAGAATCCTCATTTACAATCAACTGAGTGGGGTTGGCAAATTGATCCACTAGGCTTAAGATCTTCGTTGAATATGCTTTATAATCGTTACCAAAAACCATTGTTCATCGTTGAAAATGGACTAGGAGCAATAGATGTCCCTGATGAAAGTGGCTTTGTTGAAGACGACTACCGGATTGATTATACTAAACAACACATTATAGCACTTAAAGATGCTGTGGAAATTGATGGTGTAGATTTGTTAGGTTATACAAGTTGGGGGATTATTGACCTAGTAGCTGCTTCGACAGGACAAATGAGTAAGCGTTATGGTTTTATTTATGTTGATAAGGATGACCAAGGCAAGGGTACCTTAAAACGGGTTCCGAAAAAATCTTATTATTGGTATAAAAATGTTATAAATTCTAATGGAGATAAATTTGACTTCTAATAAAATAGAGTTCTAACAAGGTTGAAACTGTTTATAATTCGTCAGATATTTTTACTATTATACAAATAATGGTATAATTGCAATAGTTAGTATACTAACTATAAGTCTAATATAATTTTTAATAAAACAAGTTAAAGCTTACACTAATAGGGGAGAGAAACTATGAAAGCAGCACAATTAATATCCTATACAAAGCAAGCTTCCTATTTACAAATTAATACTGTTGAGAAACCGACAATTCGTGATTATGAGGTCTTAGTAAAAGTCGCCTATGCAGGAATAAATCCTGTTGATAATATGATTGCAGAAGGAAAAGTGAAAATTATTTTGCCCTACAAACTTCCAATTATTGCTGGTCAGGAATTATCTGGTGTAGTTGAAGCAGTTGGCGAAAAAGTCAAACAATTTGCAGTTGGTGATAAGGTTTATACTAAAACACCTCTTGATCAAGCAGGTGCTTTCGCTGAATTTATTGCTTTGCCAGAGATTGATTTAGCACTTATTCCTGAGAATTTAACCTTGGAAGAAGCTGCAACTATACCTTTAACTGGCCTTACAGCTATGCAAGCCTTCGAAAAATTACGGGTTGAAAAAGATAAAACAATTTTTATTTCAGGCGCAAGTGGCAGTTTTGGTGCGCTAGCCATTCCCCTAGCTAAAGCAAAGGGTTTAACAGTTATTGCCAGTGGTAATGGTAAAAGTGAAGAACGCTTGAAATCACTTGGCTTGGACTGCTTTATTGACTATAAAAAAGAAGACTATAGTAAAGTGGTCTCCAATGTCGATTATGTTATTGATACCTTAGGTGGAAAAGAGATTGAAAAACAATTTTCGATTTTAAAACGAGGCGGAAAGTTGGTCAGTCTAAAAGGGCTACCTAATCGAGAATTTGCCAAAAGTATGTTGCATTCACCAATTAAACGATTTTTGTTTACATTAACCGGTCTACACTTAAATCGCCAAGCTGCAAAAAATAATCAATCCTATGATTTTATCTTTGTTGGCGCAAATGGAAAGCAATTAAAGGAAATTACTGATATCTATCAAGAAAAGCCCTTCCCAATTTCTCTAGATCAAGTTTATGATTTTGAAGATATTAATTTAGCGCTTGAGAAAGTAAAAAAAGGCTATTCTGTCGGAAAAACACTAGTCAAAATATCCTCTTAAGCTCTCTGATTGGAGAGCTTTTTTCATCTTTAAAAAAACGGTAGATAATAATCTTTTTCTTTGCTTTGTAAACGGTTTTATGTTATTACTATAGTATAGATTAATTAATTAGAATTAGTCTAATTAAGAACAAGGAGGACTTTCTAATGACATTCGATTATAAAGATCATGGCAAAGAAAAATTTATCGTTAACATTGAGGATTATACCAAAGAAAACGAGAATTACCGTACAACAATTTGGACTGGTGAAAAACTTCAGGTTACATTAATGGCTATTGAACCCGGTGACGATATTGGTTTAGAAGTACACATGGGTATCGATCAATTCCTCCGTATCGAAGAAGGTAAAGGTTTATGCCAAATGGGAGATGACGAAGATAATCTTACATTTGAACAAGAAGTTTCAGATGATGATGTAATTTTAGTACCTGCTGATACTTGGCATAATGTAACCAATATTGGTGACAAACCTCTGAAAATTTACTCAATTTATGCAGGTCCTGATCATGTCCCTGGTACAGTACATAAAACGCATGAGGAAGCTAAAAATGATCCTAATGAAGACTAATTTTAGTTATTTAAAAGCGCACTCAACTGAGTGTGCTTTTAAAATTTCTACATTTAGAAAAGGCTTTCACAAAAGAACTTAAACTTTATGAAAATTATTGCAATTTATTAGAATTTGGATTATAGTTAAGATGTAAAAATCTTTGGGAGGAAAATCACAATGAAAATAGTTGCAGTTGTCGGAACTAATTCTGACCGTTCTACCAATCGGAAATTGCTTTATTTTATGAAGGAGCATTTCAAGGATAAAGCAGATATTAGTATTTTGGAAATCAAAGATTTACCAGCTTTTAATGAGCCAGAGGATAAATTGGCACCAACAGCTGTAGCTCAGTACTCTGAAAAAATTAGTCAAGCAGATGCTGTTATTATTGCAACTCCCGAGTATAATCATACTATTCCAGCACCTTTATCTAGTGCCTTAGAATGGATTGCTTATACTAGTCGTGCTTTAATTAATAAACCGACGATGATTGTGGGAGCGTCTTTAGGTTCTTTAGGGTCATCACGCGCGCAAGCTCACTTGCGACAAATCTTAAATGCTCCAGAATTGAAAGCTCGTTTAATGCCAGGGACAGAATTCTTGCTTGGCCATTCTGAACAAGCTTTTGATGCGGAAAACAAGTTGTTGTATCCTGAAAAAGTTACTGAACTTGAAGATGTCTTTGCAGAATTTCTTGAGTTCTCTCAACTGGTCATTCAATTAGTCAATCAATCAGATACTGAACGAAAAAGACAGTTTGCTTGGGAAAAAGTAGAATAGAGAGGTGATATCATTATGAAATTTGTTGGAATTATTGGGACTAATGCAAAAACATCCTATAATCGTCAGTTATTAACTTTCATGAAAAAACATTTTGAGGACCAAGCATCAATTGAATTGCTTGAAATTGATCAAGTCCCGATGTTTAATGAAAGTGATGATCAAACCCATAGTCAAATTATTCAAGATATTACTAAAACAATTGAATCT encodes:
- a CDS encoding NADP-dependent oxidoreductase gives rise to the protein MKAAQLISYTKQASYLQINTVEKPTIRDYEVLVKVAYAGINPVDNMIAEGKVKIILPYKLPIIAGQELSGVVEAVGEKVKQFAVGDKVYTKTPLDQAGAFAEFIALPEIDLALIPENLTLEEAATIPLTGLTAMQAFEKLRVEKDKTIFISGASGSFGALAIPLAKAKGLTVIASGNGKSEERLKSLGLDCFIDYKKEDYSKVVSNVDYVIDTLGGKEIEKQFSILKRGGKLVSLKGLPNREFAKSMLHSPIKRFLFTLTGLHLNRQAAKNNQSYDFIFVGANGKQLKEITDIYQEKPFPISLDQVYDFEDINLALEKVKKGYSVGKTLVKISS
- a CDS encoding cupin domain-containing protein, encoding MTFDYKDHGKEKFIVNIEDYTKENENYRTTIWTGEKLQVTLMAIEPGDDIGLEVHMGIDQFLRIEEGKGLCQMGDDEDNLTFEQEVSDDDVILVPADTWHNVTNIGDKPLKIYSIYAGPDHVPGTVHKTHEEAKNDPNED
- a CDS encoding NADPH-dependent FMN reductase, whose amino-acid sequence is MKIVAVVGTNSDRSTNRKLLYFMKEHFKDKADISILEIKDLPAFNEPEDKLAPTAVAQYSEKISQADAVIIATPEYNHTIPAPLSSALEWIAYTSRALINKPTMIVGASLGSLGSSRAQAHLRQILNAPELKARLMPGTEFLLGHSEQAFDAENKLLYPEKVTELEDVFAEFLEFSQLVIQLVNQSDTERKRQFAWEKVE